The Exiguobacterium aurantiacum DSM 6208 genome includes a window with the following:
- the zupT gene encoding zinc transporter ZupT, which produces MDSTILYAFLLTLFAGLATGIGSMIAFFAKRTNTAFLSVSLGFSGGVMIYVSFVEIFPKALEELIGAHGEQAGTIYTVLAFFGGMLLIALIDKFIPSPENPHEVKFVETMQTDPSTQEMATTATAQAPLNEASKKRLHKMGLFMALAITIHNFPEGLATFISALNDPAVGLAIAIAIALHNIPEGIAVSVPIYYATGSRKKALKYSFLSGLAEPAGAIVGFLILMPFLSDTVFGLLFAAVGGIMVFISLDELLPAAREYGRAHHAVYGMVAGMMVMATSLVLLM; this is translated from the coding sequence ATGGATAGCACAATTCTTTACGCCTTCTTGCTTACCTTATTCGCCGGACTCGCGACCGGCATCGGGAGTATGATCGCGTTCTTCGCCAAACGGACGAACACGGCCTTCTTGTCCGTGTCCCTCGGTTTTTCAGGCGGGGTCATGATTTACGTCTCGTTCGTCGAGATCTTTCCGAAAGCGCTCGAAGAACTGATCGGCGCCCACGGCGAACAGGCCGGGACGATTTATACGGTACTCGCCTTCTTCGGCGGGATGCTGCTCATCGCTCTCATCGACAAGTTCATCCCGTCACCGGAGAACCCGCATGAAGTGAAGTTCGTCGAGACGATGCAAACCGACCCGTCGACGCAAGAGATGGCGACGACGGCGACGGCACAGGCCCCGCTCAACGAAGCGTCTAAAAAACGCCTTCATAAGATGGGCCTGTTCATGGCGCTCGCCATCACGATTCATAACTTCCCGGAAGGTTTGGCGACGTTCATCTCGGCCTTGAACGACCCGGCCGTCGGTCTCGCCATCGCGATCGCAATCGCCCTCCATAACATACCGGAAGGGATCGCCGTCTCGGTACCGATCTATTACGCGACCGGTTCCCGGAAAAAGGCACTCAAATACTCATTCTTATCTGGTCTTGCCGAACCGGCAGGCGCCATCGTCGGTTTCTTGATTTTAATGCCGTTTTTGAGCGACACGGTGTTCGGTCTGTTGTTCGCCGCCGTCGGTGGCATCATGGTGTTCATCTCACTCGATGAACTGTTACCGGCCGCCCGTGAATACGGCCGCGCCCACCATGCGGTGTACGGCATGGTCGCCGGGATGATGGTCATGGCGACGAGCCTTGTGCTCTTAATGTAA
- a CDS encoding methyl-accepting chemotaxis protein, translated as MRRKMAIALVPTIIALLFVGALGSYQLQRTTSEYDRVLNDGLEQMLIAEDLALTVTDAERYLNYYLLVSNPKTLISLEASQQKRDELMDSLQAASTDEKVLSWLGDLEKFNQHLDTEMGRAIELRQQQDEIGFKTVLNTSVTPTTDRVRMTVTDLVAHQAELLSAETDAVQTSAAQSIVWMIIISVIGVGIGIFSLLALQKLFLKPINRLVNEARVVAEGDLTGEDIEVESNDELGDLVTAFNDMKRNLVGLIRQVGAASDKVTAYSEELYASTDHVATTTQGVAGLFEDMNIAAQLSAKRAEEGTSGANQAVIGLNQIAAASQGVNEQTIHTLEAASGGLETIQLAEARMQEIQRANDLTQQMVERLSNQSLEIEKITRSITAITEQTNLLALNAAIEAARAGEHGKGFAVVAAEVRKLAEESKQSAKQIQAVVGDIQRDTKQVESAFDVTSGHVSSGVAQMGEVAEAFKEIVSVIQETSRQMSEIAAATEEVSANTTEVAVSVEDMSTNAVSTQRSVEEAGANVEEQLAAIQEINGIAETMSHMSVELKDLVHLFKTS; from the coding sequence ATGCGACGGAAAATGGCGATCGCCCTCGTCCCGACGATCATCGCGCTCTTGTTCGTCGGTGCGCTCGGCTCGTATCAGTTGCAACGGACGACATCCGAGTACGACCGCGTCTTGAATGACGGGCTCGAACAGATGTTGATCGCCGAAGATTTGGCGCTCACCGTCACGGATGCAGAACGCTATTTGAACTATTATTTGCTCGTCTCGAACCCGAAGACGCTCATCAGCCTTGAGGCGTCGCAACAGAAGCGGGATGAGTTGATGGACAGCTTGCAAGCGGCGTCGACAGACGAGAAGGTGCTCAGCTGGCTCGGTGACTTGGAAAAGTTCAATCAACATCTCGATACCGAGATGGGACGTGCCATCGAGCTCCGGCAACAACAAGATGAGATCGGCTTCAAGACGGTGCTCAACACGAGCGTGACGCCGACGACGGACCGGGTGCGGATGACGGTGACAGACCTCGTCGCCCATCAAGCCGAGCTATTGTCGGCAGAGACGGATGCCGTTCAAACGAGCGCGGCCCAGTCAATCGTATGGATGATCATCATTAGTGTCATCGGGGTCGGCATCGGGATCTTCTCGTTGCTCGCTTTACAAAAACTGTTCTTGAAACCGATCAATCGCCTCGTCAATGAGGCACGTGTCGTCGCGGAAGGCGACTTGACGGGAGAAGACATCGAGGTCGAGTCGAACGACGAACTCGGGGACCTCGTCACGGCGTTCAACGATATGAAGCGGAACCTCGTCGGCTTGATTCGCCAAGTCGGCGCCGCCTCGGACAAAGTGACGGCGTACTCGGAAGAACTGTATGCGAGCACCGATCACGTCGCGACGACGACACAAGGCGTGGCCGGTCTGTTCGAAGACATGAACATCGCCGCCCAATTGTCGGCCAAACGAGCTGAGGAAGGTACGTCCGGCGCCAATCAAGCCGTCATCGGCCTGAACCAGATTGCGGCCGCCTCGCAAGGCGTGAACGAACAGACGATCCACACGCTCGAAGCGGCGAGCGGGGGACTCGAGACGATCCAACTCGCCGAGGCGAGAATGCAGGAGATTCAACGGGCCAACGATTTGACTCAACAAATGGTCGAGCGGCTCTCGAACCAGTCACTCGAGATCGAGAAAATCACCCGCTCGATTACGGCCATCACCGAGCAGACGAACTTGCTCGCCTTGAACGCCGCCATCGAAGCGGCACGGGCGGGAGAGCACGGAAAAGGGTTCGCCGTCGTCGCGGCCGAGGTGCGGAAACTCGCCGAGGAGTCGAAACAGTCGGCCAAACAGATTCAAGCGGTCGTCGGCGACATCCAACGCGACACGAAACAAGTCGAGTCGGCGTTTGACGTGACGAGCGGACACGTCTCGAGCGGGGTCGCCCAAATGGGGGAAGTCGCGGAAGCGTTCAAGGAGATCGTCTCGGTCATTCAAGAGACGTCCCGTCAGATGAGCGAGATCGCCGCCGCGACAGAAGAAGTGAGCGCGAACACGACGGAAGTTGCCGTCTCGGTCGAGGATATGTCGACGAACGCCGTATCGACGCAACGGAGCGTCGAAGAGGCCGGGGCGAACGTGGAAGAGCAACTCGCCGCCATCCAAGAAATCAACGGCATCGCCGAGACGATGAGCCACATGTCGGTCGAGCTGAAGGACCTTGTTCATTTGTTTAAGACGTCTTAA